The Sparus aurata chromosome 10, fSpaAur1.1, whole genome shotgun sequence genome includes the window atgattatttgttttttttcctacactTCTCTGAAAGAAGATGTGATGGAAACAAAAGAGCATACAATATAAAAACTACAGATAAAGATTATAAACCTTGAGTTCTACTTTCATCACAGAATTCAAACTTTGTGATTCTGAgatcaaagtcagaatttgGGAGAAAAAAGTTGTGTCTCACTGTAAATTATCTTTATCTATTGGGCCAATCATGTTCCCCGCCCCGATGACTTCACTGAGCTGCCTCACCCTCTGGGGGCGTGTCCACTGCCCTGGGCATGCTGGGTAAGTATTGTGCCAGCCAATCCCCCAAGCTTTCCTCCTGTCCTGCTGCCTCCCATCCGCCCACCACCAGGTCCAGCTCCTCCCTACCTCCCCCTgactcctccctctcctccctcagaaTCACACTGTAGCGCTTTCTGgagactcctccccctcccctcctccctccatcctctgcaGGGAGTCTACACTCCTCCATCACATCCCTCCACCCCtcgatctcctcctctctgcttaaCGTACGGAATAATGTCTTCCTGTACACTCCTTTGtcttccctcccttcctctctggTTGCTCCTACTcctgctcctccatctcctcctgttGGCTCTAGGAGGACAAGtagtctctccctccctccatctccctcctcaATAGCTCCTCCTTCCCCCTCCATAGCCCCTCCTTCACTCTCTAtagctcctcctccctctctatGGATGAACAAAACAGAGCGATACAACTGCTTCACTCCGCCTCCTGCCACCTCCTTCACTTCCTCCCCGCTGTATGTCAACAGCCTCActgcttcacctcctcctcctctcctcctcgctaCCGTCACACTGAGTGGCAGGTACACCCTCCTGTACCAGTTGACCAGCCCCACCAGAGTCGCCACTATacacgccgccgccgccacacacagcaggagacaCCCCGCGAAGAGCCACAGACAGAACACCGCAGCTCCACCAACAGGGCTGACCTCACCTCGCTGTCTGCTGCCCGGGTCAGCCATCACCCATGGAGGGGTTCCCATGGTTGTCGTGGCCGCCTGGACTTCTGGCGTTGTCGATGTCACGATCGCAGGAACAGATCCAGTCGTCTGGGGAGGATTCGTCATCGTGGTAACAGGCCGTTCAGTTGAGGGTGTGATGGTAGGAAGTGCCAGAAGAGTAGACACAGTGTGATACCCCACCCGTGGCACCTCAGTCAGAACCATGCGTCTGGTGAAGGAGTGGTACCAGGaccagagagaaggaggagttGGTAGAAGAGGACTCgtaacaggaggaggaggactcgTAACAGGAGGGTGAGTggtaggaggaggaagagtagtagggggaggaagagtggtaggaggaggaagagtagTAGGGGGAGGAAGAGTAGTAGGGGGAGGAAGAGTggtaggaggaggaagagtggtaggaggaggaagagtggtaggaggaggaggactagCAACAGGAGGAGTAGTAGGATCAGGATAAAAGACTGTAGTATCAGCCGCAAATGTCATGTCAGGAGTCATGAAGGTTACTAGCTGGTCCAGGTCTCCTGGTGGACCGGCTCCTGTCGGCGGTGAACACAGATCAGATTCTTCCAGAGTCAACACAGGTGTACCCTTAAACCACTGCGGAGAGTCACAGACCTGAGAACAGATAACCATCGAAGAACAAGGAAGTCAAAACACAAATTGATGTCAGAGTCTCTAAGACCTGACGTCAACATCTGACCACAAAGTGACcacctgtgatgtcacttcctgctccatAGGAGATGAGGtgtctggactgcaacacattctggcctttaattcaactaagtttaaatttaacctgcTCCTCCTTGTGTAAGTTAAGGAATGTAGATAATACagggctcacagctccaagggaccttggaggcagcattcagctgtgtgtgtgtcaaaggttAGCAGGAGACAAGGCCACAAAAGGGACTAAAACAGAGCCTGACTCCTATGTCAGGTGAAGGAAGATATCTAAACGTGTACATCTCCAGAAAAGGACAGAGAgatcatttaggtaattttggagTATAACACCCAaggagggacagtaacagatttagccatttatgggagatgagcagagagatagaccacctccttttcatgtcgatcggatagatggaccctcaacccaccacAATGACCAATTAGGATtaggcaggtacagcccaagGGACTTTAAGAAGGCCCCTACGAGTAGAGACAGGGGatggcacttggaaaacctcctaagagtAAAGGCTGAGGTTTGATggggcagagggcagagcatattggcattgttttgtccagagatttgataatatcagaacgcaGCTGCTTCTAATCcggactcaaggcgctagattctgttttaataaagattgcttcatccttccacccagccttgcttCCGCGGAATcatttatgatcaaactacactaCACTCAAACTACTTTGagaagagaagcccagaaactacagagacaaacagactccatgtttctactcaaagacagaaagaaagaatcaGTGAGTTCTGGTGCTGTTTCTATACTCACCACACTCTCTCCGTCGCTCTTGATGATGGGGCCATCCCGGACGTAGACGTTGAGTTCATAGTCATCGAGGTACCGGCGCAAGTAACCAAGGGAACAGGAGCAGGCCCAGGGATTGGCTGAGAGGTAGAGGTAGGGTACCTCCTCCTTCTGGCTGAACCAATTGTTTGGCATCACTGTGATCTGAAATGAAGATGAAGCACATTCTGCAGTGGTTCGGACCGGTCCACTTCCAAagttctgtgttgtgtgtgagtgtgttcccACCTTGTTGTTCTCCAGGTAAAGCGTCTCTATGGCAGGGAGGGGGTGGAGCATGAGCGCCGGAAGCACCTTGATACGATTGGAAGTCAGATCCAGAATCTAGAAGgtagaacagccaatcagaggacgATCAGCGAGGAGTCACGGGCCTTCCTACCTGTGTTCTGTTATTGATCAGCTTCTAAATGTTTCACCtcacagcagagtcgctctcTCGTCATATTCACTTCACTTTCTTAAAATTACAGAGAGCGATACTCCTGCCGGCACGCTGACCTCCAGCTTGCTGAGTCCGGAGAAGGTGTTGTCCCTCAGAGAATTGATGGCGTTGTTGTCCAGGTAGAGTTCAGTCAGACCCGGACAGGCGGAGAAGGCGCTGCCAGAAAGCGCTGTCAGACGGTTGAAGCTGAGCCGGAGGACGCTGAGGGTGGGCAGGACTGGAGACACGCTGGAGGACACGTCTGGAACCTGAATGCCACGAAACCTTTTAATCATTAATCTGATCGTGACAGGTCGACTGAGGTGGTTTGATCAGAGCCGACACTGATTATCAATAATCAAGAAGACCAGAAGTGATGAACATTTACAGCAACAACCAATGAAATCAGTGATGgaaccaaacaaaacatgttgtaccttttttgtttttacaggagtgaaaaactgtttttcaggGGACAtttttgcagacagaaataatgtttttgtgtatttttccagGAGaattcttttgttgttgttttttatctctCATGTGAAACAAAATCTTTCCAGAACTAAATGATTCTTGAATTTTGACCTGAAAACTGACATCAGCTCACTTAAACTGTCACTATCTGTGTGATCGTGATTTGACACCTTGTTGTCTGTGAGGTCGATCTCATAAATGTCCTTAAAGATCTGGAAGGAGGACCAGGACAGGCTGGAGAACAGGTTGTTGGGAAACAACAGGACCtaaaaacagagacacagagaagaagaaggttcagatctgtttcctgtcaaactGTCGCCTTATCAGACAGGAAGCTGGCGTCTCTGCTGTGGTCGCGTCCCGTCAGTCAAACACTTTGTCATGTTGGAAACagtcacatgaaaaaaacaaagaacattcatttctacatgttttcagaaaaggtcaaaattaggaaatgtaaaaagttgAACCTGCAAACCTTTGTCAGTTCTCATGTCATTGACACAGGATCTGAACTTTGTGacaacaaatatttatttaaggAGAATTATTAACTCACACATGAAAGAAACAGGATATTGAAAAACCTTATTTTATCGACAAttcaagggaaaaaaataatttgaagcTGAGTGAAAAAACTAaattctgctcttttttttcttttctccacagATGTCAAACAATCAGAACCTGAGAATGGACCTGCTGTTTCCGAGCAGTTCTTCAGGACACGAGAGATACAACAGAACATGGATCAGCTCCACATgtccctcagggcttccatacGTCCTGATACAACTAATACgtcaagaaataaaaacaaatccgTCTCCGTCCCTCTGGACTGAAGACAGACTGCAGTCTGCTGACCTCCATCTGTCAGTGTGTTACCTTGGTCGTGGGGTCGAGTCCCGCCGGGACATTGCTGAAGCCGAGCGCTGTGCAGTTCAGCCGCGACCGGTGGTCCTTGTCCCTGTCGCTGTGACAACCGGCCACCACTGTGACCACGTCGACgtaggagaggaggaagaggaggacgaagagCTGCATTGTGACAAGGAGCTCCTGAAAGACTGCGAGCGTCTCGGTGCCAGGAGAAGCTGAACCCGGCAGGAAGCATCGGCGCTGACAGCGTCGGGTCAGCAGGAAGTGTGATAAGACTCTGAACCGAGCCGTCGGCCTGCAGATATCAGACCGCCGTCACTCAGCGAGTCTCTGCAGGCGCGTTGACGTTCACTTTGACCACAGTAATGTTTTAATATACATTCCAATAAATTAAGTGTTAATAAACACATCGTGTACATTAATGTGTTCAGAGACAATGAGCTCCAATCAGGAAGTATACATTTACTTTATCATGTATGTTTTGGTATTGCATCTTTATAGCGCTTTTGCAGTCTACTGACAGCTCAAAGCACAGCTAgggggagccaggattcgaaccagtgaccttcagATAACTAGATGACCCACTCTGCCCACTGAGCTACGGCCACCCCATGTGAATGTTGACTGTCTTTGCAGCTGCCAGCTTTAAAGTGAGAGCGTTGCTTTATTAACATTAAAGACTTATTCACTGTGCTATAGTTTTCTAATCCTGCATTTGTCTACATTTTGTCAGATAGTCTCCATTAACTCATTGACTGCCAGCCATTTTCAGTGCAGAGAGCCCCATACTGCCAAGCGTTTTACAACATTTTGACTTATTTTCCAAGACCCACAGAACAGTGAGTTCCATGACTATGTAAACCTTGAAAGTACCAAAAGAAAGAGTAGACTCTCTTctttcatcagaaaaaaaatgtttgtttctacCTTTTTCCATTCTTCATCAATCGGCAGTAGAACATAGGTTGGTTTCACCAAAAACACCAGTTTTTGAccaaaaaagggagaaaacaagctttttgtgtaaagaaactttttttgctttaatgtcaCCTCCAACATCTGAAAAGTGGTTTCCTTccataaaacagtaaaaacaacattgaGAAAGGTCTTTTGATGgcaaaataatttatttacaaatatacacacacacacacaggatttcATATAGCTGCGACAACATACAGACATGTAAAGAATTGTACAATTCCCACCTTttgacaaaaatgaaatgactaTTTACttggttatgtgtgtgtgtgtgtgtgtgtgtgtgtgtgtgtgtgtgtgtgtgcgtgtgtgtgtgtctgtgtttccacCCCTAGACAGAATAGTTCAGCTTAGTGTGATAAGCTGTAAAACACTCTCCTGCGTGCAAGGGGACACAACAGGACTGACACCACACTTTGGTCTCGCTGCACAGGCCCCTGCGGGCACAGACCCTACACTTCCTTGCTGGTCTCACCTTCTTGCTTGTGGGCATCAGGTGTTCGAGTTTGTGTCTGCTTAGGTCTCCGTCTAGCCTGCTCTCTGGGTCAGTGTTATATGGTGCCCTCGGATTACGTCGGACGTCCTCCAAATCTGAAATCTGTTCCTTGCCATAGTTTTGCTGAAATGAGGGGTGGCATCTTCCTCATCAACACTCCAATACAGTTCAAGGTTTGGCTTTTTGATATAACCGGTGAGAAAACTGAGTCCAAAGAAAGATTTAAGTACTTCTGCTATATGGCAGATTGTCAGGGCGTGCTTCAAAATACTGACGTGCATACAGGTTGGTCTGATCCACAATGTGTTGGAGCAGCTCGTCGGTCAGGAAGAGCTCCAGGAAGTCAGCTGGCAGGTCGCTGTCCAGCTCCGCAGCAGCCTTCCAGGGTCCAGGGGTTGCAGTAAAGGGGAAATTGTTTGGTTGCCAGCTGGCTTGATGCCAGTCATCCTCGCAACCTCTGCTTGATGCAAGACCTGTAAACtatagaaatatatacaattaccacaaaatatatttttttcttattgctATGGTGTGATGAGgagaatacttttttttttacctttcttcTTCGCTCTGCCAACAGGAGTGGGAGCTCTGCTGGATGCATCATCTGTAAATTGAAAATTGCTTCACATCAGCATGCAACTGGCAACAGATGTTACAATATGAACGAGTGGGACTAAATGGTTTTCATGTGACATGGACTGAAGCTACCAATGGTAGTGGGAGTGCTAGCTCTGCTGGCTGCACAAACTGTAAATTCCCTCACATCAGTAGGCAACATATACGTTTATGAACTAGTGGGACCAAATGGCGTTCATGTGACATGGATTTAAGATAACAGTGGGCTAACAGAGCTCTCCTGGATGCACAATCTGTAGCTAAAGCTAGCTGCTAAATTGTAAATTCCTTCACATCAGTAGGGGAAGGGGGAAAAGTTCGTTCTTACCTCCCTCATGTCTTCTTGGAGCCGCGTCTGGGGATGAGGATCTGCTGATCCCAGTTGATCCAGACGGCAACCACTCATCTGACGAATCCGGGTCAGGTTCGCTGAAATCGTCATCTGACTCGGACCTGTCTGAGCCAAGCTGTGGTGAAAGACGCCGTGTGATACTTCCTTCGCTTGGCGTGGGATTATGGTCAGTGGCTTTATCGTCTCAATTGTTTTCAACGATCGCACCGGGATTTCGGTCAGTGGCTTTGCCACTACGACACATACTCTGCTCAAGTGTTAGCTGCCTAAACTTTCTCTTACGTCTCGATGGCGCCATGCTCTCTTTCTTCACTCATTACTCTGTAACGTTACTCATCTCCCATTCGATCCGAAGTGGCACTGCTGCCACCTAGCGGGCCAGTTCCCTAAATTCTCTGTTTACATGCCTGATTTTTAGTGACAAGCTGCACCAGACTGATCCCTCGCCCGCCCCGTTGAAAAACATAATCAATGTCTATGGACGTTTTTGGCAGTCAAGGGTTGTATTTAAATAAACGTTTATAGACGTCCACGGCAGTCAGTGAGTTAATATTAGCAGAATTAGCCgttagcagctcctgttagcagctcctgttagcagttagcagtgtTCTCACTGGGTCACTGACATACTGAAGTTAAATCATGAAGTTTATTAATGGAGTTCTGCAGGAGAGTCTGTTTTCTGCTCTGATTGTTTTAATGGTGTTGGTTCTGATGATGGTTCTGTGTTACTAAACAAGCGGTTCTGTTCATCACAGTGCTGACGGAGCACTCTGAGCCTCGTCGCTGCCCTCGTGTGGCTGACGGAGGAGAAACACTCACTTTAATGTGTGCAGGTGAacagctgactgtgtgtgtgtgtgtgtgtgtgtgtgtgtgtgtgtgtgtgtgtgtgtgtgtgtgttttgtccctCTGAGCCACCGTAGCTCAGCTATCTACACAGTGAAGCAGGAGGCgagttcagttttcagtctcgTCGACACTTTATTGCCATCGTGTTGTCTGCAGGTAGAGCCTGAGATTGGTTCCTGATACAacgaaaacaacaacagacaggaAGGAAACAAAACGTCTGAGGGGCTCTGAGCCAATGGGAGGAGGGCTAGACCATGATGTCAGTAgtagtaggaggaggaggaggacgagtaACAGGAGGGCGAATAGTACGAGGAGGACCAGctgcaggaggaacaggagtaGCAGGATCAAGATATATGACTGTAGTAGCAGCCGTATTTGTCTTGTCAGGAGTCGTGGAGGTTACTAGCTGGTCCAGGTCTCCTGTTAGACCGGCTCCTGTCACCGGGTAACACAGATAAGATTCTTCCAGGTTTATCACAGGTGTACCATTCAACCACCGCGGAGAGTCACAGACCTGAGAACAGATAACCATCGAAGAACAAGGAAGTCAAAACACAAATTGATGTCAGAGTCTCTAAGACCTGACGTCAACATCTGACCACAAAGTGACcacctgtgatgtcacttcctgctccgtaggagacaaacagactccatgtttctactcaaagacagaaagaaagaatcaGTGAGTTCTGGTGCTGTTTCTATACTCACCACACTCTCTCCATCGCTCCTGATGATTGGGCCATCCCGGACGTAGACGTTGAGTTCATAGTCATCGAGGTACCGGCGCAAGTAACCAAGGGAACAGGAGCAGGCCCAGGGATTGGCTGAGAGGTAGAGGTAGGGCACCTCCTCCTTCTGGCTGAACCAATTGTTTGGCATCACTGTGATCTGAAATGAAGACGAGACGTTCTGCAGTGGTTCGGACCGGTCCACTTCCAAAGTTCTGcgttctgtgtgtgagtgtgttcccACCTTGTTTTTCTCCAGGTAGAGCATCTCTATGGCAGGGAGGGGGTGGAGCATGAGCACCGGAAGCACCTTGATACGATTGGACGCCAGATCCAGAATCTAGAAGgtagaacagccaatcagaggacgACCAGCAAGGAGTCACGGGTCCTCCTACCTGTGTTCTGTTATTGATCAGCTTCTAAATGTTTCACCTCACAGCAGAGTCGTTCTCTCGTCATATTCACTTCACTTTCTTAAAAATACAGAGAGCGACACTCCTGCCGGCACACTGACCTCCAGCTTGCTGAGTCCGGAGAAGGTGTTGTTGCTCAGAGTGTCGATGGCGTTGTTGTCCAGGTAGAGTTCAGTCAGACCCGGACAGGCGGAGAAGGCGCCGCCAGAAAGCACGGTCAGACGGTTGAAGCTGAGCCGGAGGACGCTGAGGGTGGGCAGGACTGGAGACACGCTGGAGGACACGTCTGGAACCTGAACGCCACGAAACCTTTTAATCATTAATCTGATCGTGACAGGTCGATTGAGGTGGTTTGATCAGAGCCGACACTGATCATCAATAATCAAGAAGACCAGAACTGATGAACATTTACAGCAACAACCAGTGATATCAGTGATGGAACCAAACAAAACACGTGgtaccttttttgtttttacaggagtgaaaaacagtttttcagGGGACATTtttgaagacagaaaaaatgtttctgtgtcttttttcaGGAGAAATGTTGCGtgtgataaaatgttttttatctcACATGTGAAACAAAATCTTCCCAGAACTAAATGATTCTTAAATTTTGACCTGAAAACTGACATCAGCTGACTTAAACTGTCACTTAGTGTTTATCTGTGTGATCGTGGTTTGACACCTTGTTGTCTGTGAGGTCGATCTCATAAATGTCCTTAAAGATCTGGAAGGAGGACCAGGACAGGCTGGAGAACAGGTTGTTGGGAAACAACAGGACCtaaaaacagagacacagagaagaagaaggctcagatctgtttcctgtcaaatcAGCGTCACACCAGTGGATGTAGGTTCTATCAAGGGGTACAAAAccatcactctctccctccattCTAACCACCCCCCAACCTCCCTCCCTATCAATCTCCTCCCTTCCAACTTCCCCCTTTCTTACCTCCTTCGCTCCTAACTCCCTCACACCTCCCAACCTCCCAGCTCCCTATCCCCCTCCTAACTTCCCTCCCAACCTTTAGTAGTTAATTGTAGCAgtgatgtttgcattttcttttttcaaattttgccTTTTTCTCCTACTTTTACTATCAGaatcaaactcattttcaatgggagtgcatggggcacttttatgctagcatcaaaattgctatttttaaaacactaagaaggcttgacacaacatgaaattttGATCGCAGTAtcaaaaatagagattttgatgcaagcgtaaaagtgccccatgcactcccattgaaaatgagttttagtcgaaaacgaaaatacggtcaatcttaaaagtgtctcgttcgtaattatgcatttacacaaaggtttgactcatatacattccaTAAAAAAGCCTAGGTAACATTTTGgggagagtttcactttaaggctAGTTTGAGATCGACGTTGTAAGTGAGAGGATGAGATGACAAGCAAAGAAAGGagcagggcccgtattcacaaagacttttatcttaacgttaggagtactcctaaatcggactaaaagtttttatgtaggagtcatttcttttctttttgtaatttaagtttttatttataaacatgGTACATAGCTCATTAGGCACAGCTTACGTACATAATAAGGTCggacaacaaaatgacaaattgaTTAGGTGTTCCTGgttaaaggagagaaaaaaaagagaataacaatacaatatacaataacacaaaaatacagaGGTGCAGGATTGCAAACAAACAGCCTACTAGTTAGAGGTCAGGTAGTCCATAAAATACTCTGCCCTTATTCTTGCCAACATAATCTCACATGATGCTGTTTCACTCATCAAAGCTTTCCACTCAGTAAATGTTGGGGTAGTGGATGCTTTCCAATGTCTCAGAATAATTCTGAGGTTGTCCCCACCATCAACACTGAATGAACGTTTTTGGTCAATTTTGGAATTTCTGTTTTATCTCCCATAAGGCAAAGACGTGGGGATAGTGGCAAGGATATTCCTACCCACGCCTCTAAGAATTTCAATACACTTCACCAAAATGGGTTGACCGTAGAACATTCCCATATGAGATGTATGAATGTGCCCATCTCTGTCTTGCAATTCCAGCATGTGTTGGTACTTATTAGTCCTACTTTGAAAAGCCTACATGGTGTCCAGTAATGCCGGTGTAAAATTTTATAGTTTCCTTGATATATTTACCATGATCAGCCACAATTTGTTTCCATGTATCTTCATCAATCTGACAATTAAGGTCCCTCTGCCAGATTAACCTCAAATTGTTACATGAGCTACTGGTTAAATAGATTGAATTAGTATAGAATGTTGATGCTTTGTGGTTAAGTGGGTTTTGGAGATAGTCAGTAATTGGGTTGTTGGTTTGATTTGGTTGACACTTCTTCATTAAGCAATGTCTAACCTGCAAGTATTTCCAAAAGTCACACTTCTCTTGTAGATTGTATTCTTTGGCTAATTCAGCAAATGACTTAATTATACCATCTTTATAGAGATTGCTTATTGTGTGTATTCCACTGTCTAACCATCTTCTCCAAAATATTGTTTGTTTCCCTATTTTCACTTCTGGGTTTAACCAAAGTGAGGCATATTGCTGTTTGCGATGTGAGATCTTGTGGACTTTATGAACTTTTGCCCAGACCTCCCTAGAGTGTTTAATAATTGGATTATAATCTCTCTGTTTATCTTTTGACTGCTGGGTTATCACACACATAGGGTGGAATGGCACGGCAAGAGCCTTTTCAATAGCAGCCCATTCTAAACCATCCACTGTGCCACTCCAGAGTTTAGCTATCTTGGCCATTTTAAATGACCAACTATACAGTCTAACATCAGGTAAACCAAGCCCGCCTTTATCTTTGGGTGCATACATTTTGCTCAGCTTAAATCTGGGCTTCCTTCCAGCCCACAGAAAGTCTTTAATGAGACTATCATACTGTTTAAAAATATGATCAGATATATTGAGTGGTATCATCATGAATAAGTAGTTGAATTGTGGGGCTATTACCATCTTAACAACATTTACTTTACCCCACAGGGTCAGGTTCAACTTCCCCCACTTTCCcaggtttgttttggttttttgagGGAGCGGATCAAAGTTAAGTGTGGTTATCTCCTGTAGGTCTGGGCTTAGTTTAATACCTAGGTAGATCATGCCTTTAGTAATCCATCTAAAGTTATGTTGTGTTATTACCTGTGGATGGCAGTGTTTGGATATGGGCATCACCTCAGATTTGGTCCAGTTGATCTGGTAGCCTGAAAGCTTAGAGTATTCACATATGGTGTG containing:
- the LOC115590022 gene encoding SLIT and NTRK-like protein 4; translation: MQLFILLFLLLSHVDVVTAVAGCRSDRDRDHRSRLNCTALGFSDVPAGLDPTTKVLLFPNNLFSSLSWSSFQIFKDIYEIDLTDNKVPDVSSSVSPVLPTLSVLRLSFNRLTVLSGGAFSACPGLTELYLDNNAIDTLSNNTFSGLSKLEILDLASNRIKVLPVLMLHPLPAIEMLYLEKNKITVMPNNWFSQKEEVPYLYLSANPWACSCSLGYLRRYLDDYELNVYVRDGPIIRSDGESVVCDSPRWLNGTPVINLEESYLCYPVTGAGLTGDLDQLVTSTTPDKTNTAATTVIYLDPATPVPPAAGPPRTIRPPVTRPPPPPTTTDIMV
- the LOC115589963 gene encoding platelet glycoprotein Ib alpha chain-like; the encoded protein is MQLFVLLFLLSYVDVVTVVAGCHSDRDKDHRSRLNCTALGFSNVPAGLDPTTKVLLFPNNLFSSLSWSSFQIFKDIYEIDLTDNKVPDVSSSVSPVLPTLSVLRLSFNRLTALSGSAFSACPGLTELYLDNNAINSLRDNTFSGLSKLEILDLTSNRIKVLPALMLHPLPAIETLYLENNKITVMPNNWFSQKEEVPYLYLSANPWACSCSLGYLRRYLDDYELNVYVRDGPIIKSDGESVVCDSPQWFKGTPVLTLEESDLCSPPTGAGPPGDLDQLVTFMTPDMTFAADTTVFYPDPTTPPVASPPPPTTLPPPTTLPPPTTLPPPTTLPPPTTLPPPTTLPPPTTLPPPTTHPPVTSPPPPVTSPLLPTPPSLWSWYHSFTRRMVLTEVPRVGYHTVSTLLALPTITPSTERPVTTMTNPPQTTGSVPAIVTSTTPEVQAATTTMGTPPWVMADPGSRQRGEVSPVGGAAVFCLWLFAGCLLLCVAAAACIVATLVGLVNWYRRVYLPLSVTVARRRGGGGEAVRLLTYSGEEVKEVAGGGVKQLYRSVLFIHREGGGAIESEGGAMEGEGGAIEEGDGGRERLLVLLEPTGGDGGAGVGATREEGREDKGVYRKTLFRTLSREEEIEGWRDVMEECRLPAEDGGRRGGGGVSRKRYSVILREEREESGGGREELDLVVGGWEAAGQEESLGDWLAQYLPSMPRAVDTPPEGEAAQ